The following DNA comes from Populus trichocarpa isolate Nisqually-1 chromosome 19, P.trichocarpa_v4.1, whole genome shotgun sequence.
aagaaaaagagaagaccgaaacatagaaaaaaaaaggaaacggaCGTCCGGAACAGCTGCAGCGCCGCCTGGAGCCGCCGTCCGTGGGCTACGCCACCGCCACAGCCTCCGCCAGAAACGACAGCGCCACcacctcctccgcgccaggtaccCTTCTCCCTCCCCTATTCTGGCGTTTCcttatttccttctctgcatgcagaacgaatagcgttctgcatgcaggggcggGGGAGAAATTAATTctccccccgcccgttttgttgctgggccaggcgggtcctggcccagcccagtcTTCTAGGCCGGGTTTGGCCCAGAAGAGAaattttttgggccgagatcggcccaatacTTTTTTGGGCCGACCTCGGCCCATCATTGTCCAGcccagtcttctgggccgggtctggcccagaaaaGAATTTTTGGGCCGAGCTCGGCCCAATACATTTTTGGGCCGACCTCGGCCCATCATggttttgggctgagtccggcccagtggtttgggccggcccagcccgatttaatatttattatatatatatatatattatattttgtattatttatatatatatatatatatatttatatatatgaaaaaaattataaaaatttgcaaaaattatagaaaaatatatgtgattttgttgtaattttattattatattttgattaatattggttggtattttattttgtaaagatacaaaactcggtattaaaatacccggttttcatcaaaacatcaaagattttcaaaacaaaaaatgtcttttgctttcaaaaattttctaaaaatatctttgaaaatattgttgatttttcggcatttattttatcaaagtggattaatatttggttgtattttttacaaacccagtattaaaatacccgatttgcgtcaaagcgtacaaaatacatattttttaaaaatgttttgttttaaaatacggcctagtctctccaatatatatatataaatattataacatcatattttcacacaacaaagaaaatttcaaaaacaatatatgtattaacatgcatttcggctttaataaccagtttattaaagccatgagaactaggccaatatttcaaaaattctaaaaaatctttttgtcttcttttagatttgggattatgaatttatacataaaacgtattcctgatattaaaaatatggttttttttacatagacattagaacggttaggtttttacccgataagataaggacctccttattgaggaggacttttcttgaaccatagacggaccaacatacatagacattagaacggttaggtttttacccgataagataaggacctccttattgaggaggacttttcttgaaccgtagacggaccaacaactaggaaacacaacgagaccttgaattttatcagacaaataaacaatgcagcttaccttaggtagggcgtatttggggtgctaataccttccctttacgcaaccagtccccgtgcccgatctctgagaccagttagggttcctagtgaccaaaatactaggtggcgactcccacaccatttttcactactaagagacaacgaattccttgtctccccacattgaccagatatatatcccccatattatattttttgtgggtggacgatcgccgcgacgtcgctcacgtgcgacaatGACAGTCAAAGAAAAGGCTGGAAATGTTGTGATGCTCTGACTGGGAAGTGCTATACATCACGGAATGTGGTGTTTGATGAAGCTTCTTCATGGTGGCCagcagaaaaagaaacaaaaccaatttCAGACTCCTTGCACCCTATCCATTTTCAACTGGAATCAGGTGAGGGAGAAGTTTCAGTTGAGGATAAAGGCCAAAATTCACGTGGAGTGGAATAAAGCCATGGAAGAGGAATTTGCTGCATTGGAACAAAATCAGACATGGGTGCTTGTACCAAAGCCGACAGATGTGAAGCCTATTTCATGCAAATgggtttataaaattaaacgtCGCACAGACGGATTAATTGAAAGATACAAGGCACGCCTGGTTGCTCGCGGGTTTTCTCAGCAGTATGGACTCGACTACAACGAAACTTTCAGTCCAGTTGCAAAGATTACAACGGTGAGGGTTCTACTTGCAATTGCAGCTAACAAAAGCTGAAACTTGTGGCAAATGGATGTAAAGAACGCCTTCTTACATGGAGAACTGGATCGGGAAATTTACATGTCTCAACCAATGGGATTCGAGAATCAAGATCATCCAGAATATGTTTGCAAGCTACGAAAGGCACTATATGGCCTTAAACAAGCTCCAAGAGCCTGGTATGGAAAAATTGCTGAATTCCTAACATATAGCGGCTATTTAGTAACATCTGCAGATTGTAGTGTGTTTGTCAAGTTTGTAAACACAAAAATAGCTATTGTGTTAGTGTATGTGGATGATTTAATTGTAATAGGAgattatgaagaagaaattctCTTAACAAAAGAGAATTTGTCCATACGGTTCCAAATGAAAGAACTCGGCCAGCTTAAGCATTTTCTTGGCCTAGAGGTTGATTATACTCATGAAGGGCTGGTTCTTCATCAGAAGAAATATTGCAGGGAGCTCTTGACAAAGTTTGGAATGTCTAATTGTAAACCAGTTTCAACTCCGATGGAACTAAATGCAAAGGTTTGTGCTCTCGAAGGAAAGGATTTAGAAGATGCAACAATGTATCGGCAATTGGTAGGTAGTTTGATCTACTTTACTTTAAGTAGACCAGATATTTCTCACGCAGTTGGTGTGTTGAGTCGATACATGCAAAATCCAAAGAAGCCACATTTGGAAGCAGTTCGTCGAGTATTAAGATATGTGAAGGGGACACTCAATGAAGGCATTCTGTACAAGAAAAATAGAGATTGCAGACTTGTTGGATTTTGTGATGCTGATTATGCGGGTGATCATGACACTAGACGTTCAACTACTGGCTATATTTTTATGCTTGGATGGGGAGCAGTTGCTTGGTGCAGCAAGAGACAACCAACGGTGTCTTTATCAACAACGGAAGCAGAATATCGAGCCACAACAATGGCAGCACAAGAGAGTACTTGGCTCATACGGTTGCTAAAAGATTTACGTCAGTCAACAAAAGCAGCAGTCACACTATACTGTGACAACCAATCAGCCATATGTTTGGCTGAAAATCCAGTCTTCCATGCAAGGACCAAGCACGTAGAAGTGCACTATCACTTTATCAGGGAGAAGGTCTTACAAGAAGAAATTGAGCTCAAGCATGTTAACACAAAGGATCAAGTTGCAGATTTGTTTACAAAAAGCTTGAGCAGTAATAAGTCTAAAGATTTCTGTCGACAGCTCGGGATGATTAACAGAGAAGATGCTGGTGTTGAGAGGGGATGTTAAAATATCAACACCAGACTTGTTAAAATAAACTGACCAAGTCAGCAAAGTTGTCCTATTCTTTTGCAGTTCGTTAGTTTCAATTATTGTTTTGCTAATTATAGGAAGTTGTTAGTATTCTGTGGCTAGAATAATGGAAGCAACTGTTAGTTTCTATTTTTACGTAACTGATCTGCCTATATAAAGCATATCAGTCCAGCTCAATAAAATCATCTCATTCCGTTCTTATCTTCTATTGTACTTCTCTGTTTTCTTATTGTTATCTCtcagttatttttattgtttcacaaGGACATCAATGAAGATTGCATGAGGCCAACTAATGCAttagtaaaatgttttatttcttcaaaagaaGCATATGCATCATATGTATCATCTACCAGTGATacaatttttgtatatttcgTGACCATCATCCGAGAGAAAGCATATTGAGGCTCGAAATGGACTCCATTTCCCCAGAAATAGATCTCTACAATTCTATCTCTTGCATAAGGAAACTCCTCagcaaaatttaaatcattccaCCACCTAAAATGTAAATAGCAACCGAGTAAATAAATTCCAAAAGAAACTTAGTCTGATGTCTCTCTCGAACTCGAACACAAAATTACCTCGAGAGAATGGATAGCTCTTGTCGATGCAGTAACTGAACTCGATTGAAATCTATCTTGGCAAACTTGAGTAGAGTGTCATTCCGAGACTACTCTTCTTCGTAGAAAGAGATATATTTTCTAGCCTCTATTCTTGGTACGCCTTTGTGAAAGGGCCGGATCAAAGCATTCCTAATATGGTCTGCTAGACGTGGGCTTGATTGCATAGCCAAAGACTCCAGGTTTGCCTTTGTGAAAACAAGGGCTTCATCCAGTACCTGTTCTCCATGCACACTTAAAAATGAAGCTTCATACAAGCCCAGGATGCCTTTAACATCGTTGATGATTGTTTTCTTAAACTCTCCATTGGTGTCCTTGAACTTGTCGAACACAACTGATTCATAAAAAACACACTATAAATTTAAGGTTTAAGGTTTTAGCAAATATGGTCATTTAAGGTTTTAGCAAATATTACATGaaaatcaacttttttcttatgaaatcaaaacttagttatcaaatttaatataataaggGACCTGTTAATGATTTACAATCTAGTGTATATCTTAAAGCCTAATCCATTAgataaaccttaaaaaaatagtttacaaGTGAGAAACAATGTTAGAATCACCAATCCTATAATAATTAAGAACAGATCACCACtacaaaatttaaatcttttaaataaaattcaaattcaatagaTATCAAAACACACATATAATATCCACGAGTACTCACTACTCGTTTTATTACAATACATTCATAGAGAGTTCCACTATGAGCTCAAAGTACGAATTCTACACCATTATTCATACACACGGCACTTGCTCAATATATAATAAAGCgacataatcttttaaacttgatGGAATTGTGTAGGCGTCATCATTCTCATACATAACATCGGTAACTCGAGCAAGGTTAACAATATGTTGAAGGAGAGGCATTGGAGCATTAGTTGGCCTCATGCAATCTTCATTGATGTCCTTCCATCCATTTGCGACCATCTTTTGTATCTCTTCAATTGCTTTCTTCTCCGATACATCATATTGTTTCATGTAGCATTCAACACCGGATGCACAGTCTCCTCGCTTTTGTTCATCCTTCAAATGTATAAACGATGTTATATAATggttaaaacaaaaacataacatgacaaattcaaaacacaacaaaaaagacaagaatAGTCACGAGTAGAGCCCTGGTTCAATTTTGctgatgcaaaaaaaaaaaaaaaattgaaaaatctagGAGAAACTATTTAGTATATCATAAGCTGAACTAGACTAGTTCACTTAAAAGATAGAATTTGtgaatacttttcaaaatagaTTCTACTAGATCGTTGGCCTGTACTACACTGTGGttcgaattaatattttttaacatacaaAAAACATCTAggtattgttaatgtttttctagtaattgtttttaaaaccgTGCAGAGACTAATCCAATATGACCTAATCAATTTGACAAGTTTAAAAGCAACCCAAACGaccagtaaaaatatagtttgactcacaaaaacttaaaataatattaaaaataaaataaaatcatgaaaaaattgagaagaaagaCAGGAATAGTCATGAGCTGAACCTtgcttcaatttaattttttgatgcacgaaaataattgaaaaatcttgTACACTATTAAGTATATCATAAGTTGAACTACTACTTTTgcacttaaaagataaaatttggaaataattttcaaaattggtTCCTTGGTTATATAAGATATGAGAATACAATTCTCGATGTATCtagtaatttttattcttaagcaTTCAGACATCGTACCTCGTGGCCCATTATGTCATTCATCAAGCGACCGATCATCTTTCCAGCAGAAAGAATTTTTGGATTACTTTTTAGCCATTCATACTCCTCCCCTCCTGCAACTTCTTCCATTCCAAGGAAGGATGTTGCCATAATTGCCCCATAACAACTTGTGGCTAATCCATTGCGCACATACTCATCGAATGTTGGGACATGGCATTTATCTGCCCACCCCGCCTCCGTATGGTAGCCTCTCACCAATTCTTTAAGCTAATAGCatacaaataaaacaaagatgGTGTGGTAAAACCTACgcaatatttcaattaatatatatacaataacaatatattattcTAGAAATAGTAAAAGAAAGCATGAGACTGGAAAAATATTCATACTTCCTCCTTCACATAATATGAGGCATAGGATCTTCCTTGCTTTCCCATATCATTCTCAGTTTCGTTGAAAAGATTCAGAAAAGCTCTATAAAGAACTTTCATGTAATCGGCAGGTAGTTGATCAAGAGCATTCATGCTGCATCTGAAATTAAGACAGAAAATTCCATTTCCTTTCCTGAACATCTTCGTAACGACTTCTTTGTTGATGAAAGATTTAGAAGAGAAAGACAGACCATGAGGTAACAAGAAACAAACCTTTCAATTGCATTAGTAAAATGTTGTATTTCTTCGAAAGATGCATATGCATCATATGTATCATCTACCAGtgatatcatttttaaatatttcgtGACCATCATCCGAGAGAAAGCATATTGAGGCTCGAAATGGACTCCATTTGCCCAGACATAGACCTCTACAATTCTATCTCTTGCATATGGAAACTCCTCggcaaaatttaaatcattccaCCACCTAAAATGTAAATAGCAACGGAGTAAAGAAATTCCAGTAGAAAGTTAGTCTGATATCTCTCtctaacttaaacaaaaaattacctcGAGAGAATGGATAGCTCTTGTCGATGTATTAACTGAACTCGATTGAAATCTATCTTGGCAAACTTGAGTAGAGTGTCATTCCGAGACTCATCTTCTTCGTAGAAAGAGATGTATTTTCTAGCCTCTATTCTTGGTACGCCTTTGTGAAAGGGCCGGATCAAAGCATTCCTAATATGGTCTGCTAGACGTGGGCTTGATTGCATAGCCAAAGACTCCAGGTTTGCCTTTGTGAAAACAAGGGCTTCATCCAGTACCTGTTCCCCATGCACACTTAAAAATGAAGCTTCATACAAGCCCAGGATGCCTTTAACATCGTTGATGATTGTTTTCTTAAACTCTCCATTGGTGTCCTTGAACTTGTCGAACACAACTGATTCATAAAAAACACACTATAAATTTTAGCCAATTTTCAAAAGATGTTTGTGGATtatgaaagaatatttatttagtttcatgaaagaataattttactgttagtcatttttttaataatcttaatttgACCATAGATTACTTCTTGTATAAGTAAGATAGATTTAGCAGAGTTTAAAGTACTGTCCAAGAATTAATTCTTGAGATGTTAAGATTTAATTCTTCCTCTGAAATTAACTAATGCTCTCATAGTGTCAAAGAATTAGTTTTGGAGATGTTAATTAAGGTTTGAAAGGCTATAAAGTGGAAGTATGCGCTCACCGCAAGGCATTTTGAATCCATGCTGTCTCAATACTCGAAATAGTAGTGATAAAGTGTAGAGATCACAGTCATGCTTCTCAAGAAGTTTAGGAAGGTCAGCAAAAATTTGTTTGAGGCTGTTTTCAATCTCGTCGTCAAAATGATATGACACACCAAGCCGACATGACAGATTAATGAATTCAATATGTTCCACTGGATCCTTTTTGGAAGCCGTCAGCATGTCCTTCACATTTTCTTTCAACACTTCTACTTGTCGGCTGTATGACTCGAATTCCTGCAGTGAAATATTCagttaatataaattgatagcattgagtgtttttttctactctattgataatgttttttcttatagaattttactcaataaaaatgaaatctttATTTAAAGTAAAAGTAATCAACAGCTAGACAAAAGTATAACATATGAGAGGAGTGGCAACGAAAGTTACatatagttttataattaaaaaaggagagagaagtgatatataattaaaattaaaaaaaaaaaacaattgtgaaaCATCAGATTATAATCTTAGTGCAGAATTGGATGATAGATCCCACTAATCTAAAAGCTTATATACagtttttgaaacttttttttttgtctagatacttaaaatcattaaaagaaaaatacactgTTATACACATAGAAGAGAAGTAGTATACCGTTTGGGGGAAGGGAAATGAAGCGAAGCTACAACCCCACAAGCTTGGTGGGAAATCTGCCCTTCGATGAGAATTGTTTTGTTGATTGGTGTTTTCCATTTTCTGGAATGAAATAGAGACTAGTACTTTGATGCTCGAGTACCTAAATCATCATCAAAGGAAGGCTATTTATAGGGAAATGGCATGACGTTCTGTACAATACCTTTTCTTATTCaactccttaaaaaaaaatgatgtgatTTTGAAATGGGtgtttgaaatatattattttttaaagtatttttaacttgtaaatatattaaaatgatattttttattttttaaaatttatttttgatatcaacctattaaaataattcaaaaacactaaatttatttttgatattaatatattaaaacaattcaaaaatactaaaaaaattaaattttaacaaaaacaaattcaaactcAATTCTAAATACGATCACAATTAAAACATTTGTGTCAGGACTTGAACCTTTTAAGTGTGTTCTAAacgaaaaataataaatcattagatgtaaatattaaaaaaaaatgcaaaagagaGGGGAAGAGGGAATAAGTATGGAAACAAAAATATGCAAGTAAAATCACATTCCCATTCCGTAACAACTCTGTTCCACtcgtcaaaacaaaaatatgttataaatatttttgaagtgtgattaaaagaataataaatcattataagtattaaaatattaacagtaagacaccaaaaaaaaatgggagagagaaaagaaaacacagaaCAACTACAGTCACTTTCccatatttgatttaaaatcatgttattttcttttttatatttttctcaatctcTTTAACGTTACATTTTATATGAGAATTTGATTTAGGATCGTAGGGAATTGACACAATATAAAGTGAAAAGATAGAATTAGAATTCTCAGACCCTAAAATTACAACCCCAAactatataaaagtaaaaaaaataatgatataccTCAATGGtcttttaattcataattttaatgaaaaaaataaaacatcaactaTTCATTTATAGGTATATGATATGATTATGCATGGAGAGGGACACGTATATGTGGGTGTGTGGATGCAGAGGGACACGTATATAGATACAGAGGGACACGTATATATGGTGTGTGGATCCAGAGGGACACGTATATATGGTGTGTGGATCCAGAGGGACACGTATATATGGTGTGTGGATCCAGAGGGACACGTATATATGGTGTGTGGATCCAGAGGGACACGTATATGTCGGCGTGATATGATTATGATAGAGGAGTGTACGAGGAATGGGCACGTAAATtaggataaaaattataaattgactagttttatataaaataaaaaaatttataactctTTATTGAGTTATtagaaaattctgaaaatttacaTGAAGCCTTCTAAAATGATGTCTTAgcttgagttaaaatttcagaatttttggataaatttggaaatttgacgaaaaatcacaatttgactagttttacgttattgaatgtaattttcaatccgac
Coding sequences within:
- the LOC18108160 gene encoding probable terpene synthase 6, translated to MENTNQQNNSHRRADFPPSLWGCSFASFPFPQTEFESYSRQVEVLKENVKDMLTASKKDPVEHIEFINLSCRLGVSYHFDDEIENSLKQIFADLPKLLEKHDCDLYTLSLLFRVLRQHGFKMPCVVFDKFKDTNGEFKKTIINDVKGILGLYEASFLSVHGEQVLDEALVFTKANLESLAMQSSPRLADHIRNALIRPFHKGVPRIEARKYISFYEEDESRNDTLLKFAKIDFNRVQLIHRQELSILSRWWNDLNFAEEFPYARDRIVEVYVWANGVHFEPQYAFSRMMVTKYLKMISLVDDTYDAYASFEEIQHFTNAIERCSMNALDQLPADYMKVLYRAFLNLFNETENDMGKQGRSYASYYVKEELKELVRGYHTEAGWADKCHVPTFDEYVRNGLATSCYGAIMATSFLGMEEVAGGEEYEWLKSNPKILSAGKMIGRLMNDIMGHEDEQKRGDCASGVECYMKQYDVSEKKAIEEIQKMVANGWKDINEDCMRPTNAPMPLLQHIVNLARVTDVMYENDDAYTIPSSLKDYVALLYIEQVPCCVFYESVVFDKFKDTNGEFKKTIINDVKGILGLYEASFLSVHGEQVLDEALVFTKANLESLAMQSSPRLADHIRNALIRPFHKGVPRIEARKYISFYEEEWWNDLNFAEEFPYARDRIVEIYFWGNGVHFEPQYAFSRMMVTKYTKIVSLVDDTYDAYASFEEIKHFTNALVGLMQSSLMSL